A window from Streptomyces sp. NBC_00299 encodes these proteins:
- a CDS encoding NCS1 family nucleobase:cation symporter-1 — protein MSLADRAEATGTAAFVPDPRLTNEDLAPAGKRNWKVFDLFALWMSDVHNLGNYTFAAGLLVLGMNVWQVFTSLLVGFVLIYVGMNWMGKIGQRHGVPFPVVSRISFGVWGANIPALIRAVIAIMWYGIQTYLASVAVNVMLLAAWPGLESWTHSSFLGLHALGWVSFLSLWLIQALIISRGMESVRKFQDFCGPAIWIVMIALAVWILAKAGWTISLTTTPHPVSVGEQWRQWFGAIGLILATYGTLMLNFCDFSRFAPDYRTVRKGNFWGLPINSTAFVVVSVIVTAGSLEVFGEAITDPAELVAKVGNTWVLVLAALTFAIATMGVNIVANFVSPAYDLANVWPQKITFKVGGMISTVAALVVTPWNLFSNPTVVNYFLGGLGAFLGPLFGVIMVDYYLVKRGRVDVNELFSAEPSSRYYYRKGVNPRALWAFLPAAGVAAVLALVKTFSDVAPYSWFIGTAMAAGLYLVLCRDERAAGADEPAAGSVAREV, from the coding sequence GTGTCCCTCGCCGACCGTGCCGAAGCCACCGGCACAGCAGCGTTCGTCCCCGATCCCCGGCTCACCAACGAAGACCTCGCGCCCGCGGGCAAGCGCAACTGGAAGGTCTTCGACCTCTTCGCCCTGTGGATGTCGGACGTCCACAACCTCGGCAACTACACGTTCGCGGCCGGTCTGCTGGTCCTCGGCATGAACGTGTGGCAGGTCTTCACCTCCCTGCTCGTCGGCTTCGTGCTCATCTACGTCGGCATGAACTGGATGGGGAAGATCGGCCAGCGCCACGGCGTCCCGTTCCCCGTCGTCAGCCGCATCAGCTTCGGCGTCTGGGGCGCCAACATCCCGGCGCTGATCAGGGCCGTGATCGCCATCATGTGGTACGGCATCCAGACGTACCTGGCCTCGGTCGCAGTGAACGTGATGCTGCTGGCCGCCTGGCCCGGCCTGGAGTCCTGGACGCACAGCTCCTTCCTGGGCCTGCACGCGCTCGGCTGGGTGTCGTTCCTCTCCCTGTGGCTGATCCAGGCGCTGATCATCAGCCGGGGCATGGAGTCGGTGCGCAAGTTCCAGGACTTCTGCGGCCCGGCGATCTGGATCGTGATGATCGCGCTGGCGGTGTGGATCCTCGCCAAGGCCGGCTGGACGATCTCGCTCACGACCACCCCGCACCCGGTGTCCGTCGGCGAGCAGTGGCGGCAGTGGTTCGGCGCGATCGGCCTGATCCTCGCCACGTACGGCACGCTGATGCTCAACTTCTGCGACTTCTCACGCTTCGCGCCGGACTACCGGACGGTCCGCAAGGGCAACTTCTGGGGCCTGCCCATCAACTCCACCGCCTTCGTGGTCGTTTCGGTGATCGTCACGGCCGGTTCGCTGGAGGTGTTCGGCGAGGCCATCACGGATCCGGCGGAACTGGTCGCGAAGGTCGGCAACACCTGGGTCCTGGTGCTCGCCGCCCTGACGTTCGCCATCGCCACGATGGGCGTCAACATCGTCGCCAACTTCGTCTCACCGGCGTACGACCTGGCCAACGTCTGGCCGCAGAAGATCACCTTCAAGGTCGGCGGCATGATCAGCACGGTGGCGGCGCTCGTGGTGACGCCGTGGAACCTGTTCTCGAACCCGACGGTCGTCAACTACTTCCTCGGCGGCCTCGGCGCCTTCCTGGGGCCCCTGTTCGGTGTGATCATGGTCGACTACTACCTGGTCAAGCGGGGCCGGGTGGACGTGAACGAACTGTTCTCCGCCGAGCCGAGCTCGCGCTACTACTACCGCAAGGGCGTCAACCCCAGGGCGCTGTGGGCCTTCCTGCCGGCGGCGGGGGTCGCGGCGGTACTGGCGCTGGTGAAGACGTTCAGCGATGTGGCGCCGTACTCGTGGTTCATCGGGACGGCGATGGCGGCGGGGCTGTATCTGGTGCTGTGCCGCGACGAGCGGGCCGCCGGGGCCGACGAGCCGGCTGCCGGGTCCGTGGCGCGGGAGGTCTGA
- a CDS encoding DoxX family protein → MSETTASVTAASATARTSGTVIAESDTPRGRRARIALRGLQILLALFYAIASALPKLIAHPSAAEGFDELGWGSAGMYTIGALELAGAVALLIPVLQSVAAMALSALMVGAFVVTITAYGGENAATPLILIVPLVLIAWARRSSNADLLRLVRRRA, encoded by the coding sequence ATGTCCGAGACCACCGCCTCCGTCACCGCCGCCTCCGCCACGGCCCGCACCTCCGGCACGGTCATCGCCGAGTCGGACACCCCGCGCGGTCGCCGTGCCCGCATCGCGCTGCGCGGCCTGCAGATTCTGCTCGCCCTCTTCTACGCGATCGCGAGCGCGCTGCCCAAGCTGATCGCGCACCCGTCGGCCGCCGAGGGCTTCGACGAGCTGGGCTGGGGCAGCGCGGGCATGTACACCATCGGAGCGCTCGAACTGGCCGGGGCCGTCGCGCTGTTGATCCCGGTGCTGCAGTCGGTGGCGGCGATGGCGCTGAGCGCGCTGATGGTCGGCGCGTTCGTCGTCACGATCACCGCCTACGGCGGCGAGAACGCGGCGACACCGCTCATCCTCATCGTGCCCCTCGTCCTGATCGCCTGGGCACGGCGGAGCTCGAACGCGGATCTGCTGCGGCTGGTGCGACGACGCGCCTGA
- the coaE gene encoding dephospho-CoA kinase — MLKVGLTGGIGAGKSEVSRLLVEHGAVLIDADRIAREVVAPGTPGLAAVVEAFGEDVLTEDGSLDRPKLGSIVFADPDRLAVLNSIVHPLVGARSRELEEAAAEDAVVVHDVPLLTENGLAPLYDVVVVVDAGPETQLDRLVRLRGMTEEDARARMAAQATRDKRLEIADIVIDNDVPLEELQRRVKDVWDELVRRAHGTQGSPQPRSPQE; from the coding sequence ATGCTGAAGGTGGGCCTGACCGGGGGCATCGGAGCCGGTAAGAGCGAGGTGTCGCGGCTGCTCGTGGAGCACGGGGCCGTGCTGATCGATGCGGACCGGATCGCGCGGGAGGTCGTCGCACCCGGCACCCCCGGCCTTGCCGCCGTCGTCGAGGCGTTCGGTGAGGACGTGCTCACCGAGGACGGCAGCCTGGACCGGCCCAAGCTGGGCTCGATCGTCTTCGCCGACCCCGACCGGCTCGCCGTACTGAACTCGATCGTGCACCCCCTCGTCGGCGCCCGCTCCCGCGAGCTCGAAGAGGCCGCCGCCGAGGACGCCGTCGTCGTCCACGACGTCCCGCTCCTCACGGAGAACGGCCTGGCACCGCTGTACGACGTGGTGGTCGTCGTCGACGCCGGCCCCGAGACCCAGCTCGACCGGCTCGTGCGGCTGCGCGGCATGACCGAGGAGGACGCACGCGCGCGTATGGCCGCGCAGGCGACGCGTGACAAGCGCCTGGAGATCGCGGACATCGTCATCGACAACGACGTACCACTGGAAGAACTTCAGCGACGTGTGAAGGACGTGTGGGACGAGCTCGTGCGCAGAGCCCACGGGACCCAGGGGAGCCCTCAGCCCCGCTCGCCGCAGGAATAG
- a CDS encoding class I SAM-dependent methyltransferase — protein sequence MIQEYEPEATRRESGVAESSHANRGWWDRNADEYQTEHGTFLGDDRFVWGPEGLDEVEAELLGPPEDLKGKDVLEIGAGAAQCSRWLTAQGARPVALDISHRQLQHALRIGGAFPLVCADAGALPFADASFDLVCSAYGALPFVADPVLVLKEVRRVLRPGGRLVFSVTHPIRWAFPDEPGPEGLSVSASYFDRTPYVEQDDEGRAVYVEHHRTIGDRVRDVVAAGLRLVDLVEPEWPAWNTSEWGGWSPLRGNLIPGTAIFVCKRSEMGAPPAGGRGRD from the coding sequence ATCATCCAAGAGTACGAACCGGAGGCCACGCGCCGTGAGTCCGGCGTTGCGGAGAGCTCGCACGCCAACCGTGGCTGGTGGGACCGGAACGCGGACGAGTACCAGACCGAGCACGGCACGTTCCTCGGCGACGATCGTTTCGTCTGGGGTCCCGAGGGCCTGGACGAGGTGGAGGCCGAGCTGCTCGGCCCGCCGGAGGACCTCAAGGGCAAGGACGTCCTGGAGATCGGCGCCGGCGCGGCTCAGTGCTCGCGCTGGCTGACCGCGCAGGGGGCCCGCCCGGTCGCCCTGGACATCTCCCACCGCCAGCTCCAGCACGCGCTGCGCATCGGCGGTGCGTTCCCCCTGGTGTGCGCCGACGCGGGCGCCCTTCCCTTCGCCGACGCCTCCTTCGACCTGGTGTGCTCGGCGTACGGCGCGCTGCCGTTCGTCGCCGACCCGGTGCTGGTGCTGAAGGAGGTGCGCCGGGTGCTGCGGCCGGGAGGGCGTCTCGTCTTCTCCGTGACCCATCCCATCCGCTGGGCGTTCCCCGACGAGCCGGGCCCGGAGGGTCTGTCCGTCTCGGCCTCCTACTTCGACCGCACTCCTTACGTCGAGCAGGACGACGAGGGCCGCGCGGTCTACGTCGAGCACCACCGCACGATCGGCGACCGGGTCCGGGACGTCGTGGCGGCGGGCCTCCGGCTGGTGGACCTGGTGGAGCCGGAGTGGCCGGCCTGGAACACCTCGGAGTGGGGCGGCTGGTCGCCGCTGCGCGGGAACCTGATCCCGGGCACGGCGATCTTCGTGTGCAAGCGAAGCGAGATGGGGGCACCCCCGGCCGGAGGCCGGGGGAGAGACTGA
- a CDS encoding DUF6343 family protein encodes MRTGSEPRTARSALRARFWLCVWGVVWAIFGTTAFALAGRPGWAAACGALWLVITIDMAMVLRHIRQGPHYQPGRDIPPYRPPENRHP; translated from the coding sequence ATGCGTACGGGCAGTGAGCCGAGGACAGCGCGCAGTGCACTGCGGGCCCGTTTCTGGCTGTGCGTGTGGGGCGTGGTGTGGGCGATCTTCGGTACCACCGCGTTCGCGCTCGCGGGACGCCCCGGCTGGGCGGCGGCCTGCGGGGCGCTGTGGCTGGTGATCACCATCGACATGGCCATGGTCCTCAGACACATCCGTCAGGGCCCGCACTACCAGCCGGGCCGCGACATCCCTCCGTATCGCCCGCCTGAGAACCGCCACCCCTAG
- a CDS encoding PAC2 family protein, which produces MLDPQGLYAWEPKGLAVVDMALAQESAGLVMLYHFDGYIDAGETGDQIVDGLLDSLPHQVVARFDHDRLVDYRARRPLLTFKRDRWAEYEDPAIEVRLVQDATGAPFLLLSGPEPDVEWERFAAAVKEIVERLGVRLSVNFHGIPMGVPHTRPVGVTPHGNRVDLVPGHRSPFDEAQVPGSAESLVEYRLMEAGHDVLGVAAHVPHYIARSPYPDAALTVLEAVTAATGLVLPGIAHSLRTDAHRTQNEIDRQIREGDEELTNLVEGLEHQYDAVAGAESRGNMLAEPVDIPSADEIGREFERFLAEREGDN; this is translated from the coding sequence GTGCTTGATCCGCAGGGTTTGTACGCATGGGAGCCGAAGGGCCTCGCCGTTGTCGACATGGCGCTTGCCCAGGAGTCGGCCGGCCTTGTCATGCTCTACCACTTCGACGGATACATCGACGCGGGTGAGACCGGCGACCAGATCGTCGACGGACTTCTGGACTCGCTGCCCCACCAGGTCGTCGCCCGCTTCGACCACGACCGGCTGGTGGACTACCGCGCCCGTCGCCCGCTGCTGACGTTCAAGCGCGACCGCTGGGCCGAGTACGAGGATCCCGCGATCGAGGTGCGACTCGTCCAGGACGCCACGGGCGCGCCGTTCCTGCTGCTGTCCGGGCCCGAGCCGGACGTGGAGTGGGAGCGCTTCGCCGCGGCCGTCAAGGAGATCGTGGAGCGCCTCGGGGTGCGTCTGTCGGTGAACTTCCACGGCATCCCGATGGGCGTCCCGCACACCCGCCCGGTCGGCGTCACCCCGCACGGCAATCGCGTCGACCTCGTCCCCGGCCACCGCAGCCCCTTCGACGAGGCGCAGGTGCCCGGCAGCGCCGAGTCCCTGGTCGAGTACCGGCTGATGGAGGCCGGGCACGACGTCCTGGGCGTCGCCGCGCACGTCCCGCACTACATCGCCCGCTCCCCGTACCCGGACGCGGCGCTCACCGTCCTGGAGGCGGTCACCGCGGCGACCGGGCTGGTCCTGCCCGGCATCGCGCACTCCCTGCGCACGGACGCGCACCGCACGCAGAACGAGATCGACCGGCAGATCCGCGAGGGCGACGAGGAGCTCACCAACCTCGTCGAGGGCCTGGAGCACCAGTACGACGCGGTCGCGGGCGCCGAGAGCCGCGGCAACATGCTCGCCGAGCCGGTGGACATCCCGTCGGCGGACGAGATCGGGCGGGAGTTCGAGCGGTTCCTGGCGGAACGGGAAGGCGACAACTGA
- a CDS encoding uracil-DNA glycosylase, whose amino-acid sequence MDALADLDRRIAGCRACPRLVDWREEVARTKRAAFADQTYWGRPVPGFGPPDARLLIIGLAPAAHGGNRTGRMFTGDRSGDVLYQALYGVGLASQPTSVAVGDGLELYGVRVTAPVHCAPPANKPTPDERETCRSWLVQELRLLRPTVRAVVVLGAFGWQATLPALVEAGWSVPRPRPAFAHGARVPLDGADGRAGLDLFGCFHVSQRNTFTGRLTPEMLRDVLRTAAEAAGLK is encoded by the coding sequence GTGGACGCACTGGCCGATCTCGACCGCAGAATCGCGGGCTGCCGGGCCTGCCCACGGCTGGTCGACTGGCGTGAGGAAGTGGCCCGCACCAAGCGCGCCGCCTTCGCCGACCAGACGTACTGGGGCCGCCCCGTGCCCGGCTTCGGCCCGCCCGACGCCCGGCTGCTGATCATCGGGCTCGCCCCGGCCGCGCACGGGGGCAACCGCACCGGGCGGATGTTCACCGGGGACCGCTCCGGAGACGTGCTCTACCAGGCGCTGTACGGCGTGGGCCTCGCCTCGCAGCCCACGTCCGTCGCCGTCGGGGACGGCCTGGAGCTGTACGGCGTGCGCGTCACGGCCCCGGTGCACTGCGCACCGCCCGCCAACAAACCCACGCCGGATGAGCGGGAGACCTGCCGGTCCTGGCTGGTGCAGGAGCTGAGGCTGCTGCGCCCGACCGTGCGGGCGGTCGTCGTACTGGGCGCCTTCGGCTGGCAGGCGACGCTGCCCGCACTGGTGGAGGCGGGGTGGAGCGTGCCCAGGCCGCGGCCGGCGTTCGCGCACGGGGCGCGGGTCCCGCTGGACGGCGCCGACGGCCGCGCCGGGCTCGACCTCTTCGGGTGCTTCCACGTCAGCCAGCGCAACACCTTCACCGGCAGGCTCACGCCCGAGATGCTGCGCGACGTGCTGCGTACGGCGGCGGAGGCGGCCGGCCTGAAATGA
- the rpsA gene encoding 30S ribosomal protein S1, whose amino-acid sequence MTSSTETTATTPQVAVNDIGNEEAFLAAIDETIKYFNDGDIVDGVIVKVDRDEVLLDIGYKTEGVIPSRELSIKHDVDPNEVVAVGDEIEALVLQKEDKEGRLILSKKRAQYERAWGTIEKIKEEDGIVTGTVIEVVKGGLILDIGLRGFLPASLVEMRRVRDLQPYVGKELEAKIIELDKNRNNVVLSRRAWLEQTQSEVRQTFLTTLQKGQVRSGVVSSIVNFGAFVDLGGVDGLVHVSELSWKHIDHPSEVVEVGQEVTVEVLDVDMDRERVSLSLKATQEDPWQQFARTHQIGQVVPGKVTKLVPFGAFVRVDEGIEGLVHISELAERHVEIPEQVVQVNDEIFVKVIDIDLERRRISLSLKQANESFGADPASVEFDPTLYGMAASYDDQGNYIYPEGFDPETNDWLEGYETQREAWEGQYAEAQQRFEQHQAQVIKSREADAAAAAEGGDAAGAAPAASGGGGSYSSEGPDNSGALASDEALAALREKLAGGQS is encoded by the coding sequence ATGACGAGCAGCACCGAGACCACCGCCACCACCCCGCAGGTTGCGGTCAACGACATCGGTAACGAGGAAGCATTCCTCGCCGCGATCGACGAGACGATCAAGTACTTCAACGACGGCGACATCGTCGACGGCGTCATCGTGAAGGTCGACCGGGACGAGGTCCTGCTCGACATCGGTTACAAGACCGAAGGTGTCATCCCGAGCCGAGAGCTCTCGATCAAGCACGACGTCGACCCCAACGAGGTCGTCGCCGTCGGTGACGAGATCGAAGCCCTTGTTCTCCAGAAGGAGGACAAGGAAGGCCGCCTGATCCTCTCGAAGAAGCGCGCCCAGTACGAGCGCGCCTGGGGCACCATCGAGAAGATCAAGGAAGAGGACGGCATCGTCACCGGTACCGTCATCGAGGTCGTCAAGGGTGGTCTCATCCTCGACATCGGCCTCCGTGGCTTCCTCCCGGCCTCCCTGGTCGAGATGCGCCGCGTTCGCGACCTCCAGCCCTACGTGGGCAAGGAGCTCGAGGCCAAGATCATCGAGCTGGACAAGAACCGCAACAACGTGGTCCTGTCCCGCCGTGCCTGGCTGGAGCAGACCCAGTCCGAGGTCCGCCAGACGTTCCTCACCACCCTCCAGAAGGGTCAGGTCCGTTCCGGCGTCGTCTCCTCGATCGTCAACTTCGGTGCCTTCGTGGACCTGGGTGGCGTCGACGGTCTGGTCCACGTCTCCGAGCTCTCCTGGAAGCACATCGACCACCCCTCCGAGGTTGTCGAGGTCGGCCAGGAAGTCACCGTCGAGGTTCTCGACGTCGACATGGACCGCGAGCGTGTCTCCCTGTCGCTGAAGGCGACGCAGGAAGACCCGTGGCAGCAGTTCGCCCGGACCCACCAGATCGGTCAGGTCGTGCCCGGTAAGGTCACGAAGCTGGTTCCGTTCGGTGCGTTCGTCCGCGTGGACGAGGGCATCGAGGGTCTGGTCCACATCTCCGAGCTGGCCGAGCGCCACGTGGAGATCCCGGAGCAGGTCGTCCAGGTCAACGACGAGATCTTCGTCAAGGTCATCGACATCGACCTCGAGCGCCGCCGCATCAGCCTCTCGCTGAAGCAGGCCAACGAGTCCTTCGGTGCCGACCCGGCCTCGGTCGAGTTCGACCCGACCCTGTACGGCATGGCTGCCTCGTACGACGACCAGGGCAACTACATCTACCCCGAGGGCTTCGACCCCGAGACCAACGACTGGCTCGAGGGCTACGAGACCCAGCGCGAGGCTTGGGAGGGCCAGTACGCCGAGGCGCAGCAGCGCTTCGAGCAGCACCAGGCCCAGGTCATCAAGTCCCGCGAGGCGGACGCTGCGGCTGCCGCCGAGGGTGGCGACGCGGCGGGTGCGGCTCCGGCCGCGTCCGGTGGCGGCGGTTCCTACTCCTCCGAGGGCCCGGACAACTCCGGCGCGCTTGCCTCGGACGAGGCGCTTGCCGCGCTGCGCGAGAAGCTGGCGGGCGGCCAGAGCTGA
- a CDS encoding RNA-binding S4 domain-containing protein yields the protein MASEDDEEKAGSTAEGQPDTADAQAAVDPEVAAAVAAAEAAGAHSGESVRIDSWIWAVRLVKARSMGATACKGGHVRVNGQNVKPSHALRIGDEVRLRQENRERIVIIKRLIRKRVGAPVAVQCYVDNSPPPPPREAVAPAGIRDRGTGRPTKRDRRELERLRGLMGGDAERPRGR from the coding sequence ATGGCTTCCGAGGATGACGAGGAGAAGGCCGGCAGCACGGCCGAGGGGCAGCCGGACACGGCCGACGCGCAGGCGGCCGTCGACCCTGAGGTCGCCGCGGCCGTGGCCGCGGCCGAGGCCGCCGGTGCGCACAGCGGCGAGTCCGTACGGATCGACAGCTGGATCTGGGCCGTACGCCTGGTCAAGGCCCGCTCCATGGGCGCCACCGCCTGCAAGGGCGGCCACGTACGCGTGAACGGCCAGAACGTGAAGCCCTCCCACGCCCTGCGCATCGGCGACGAGGTGCGCCTGCGCCAGGAGAACCGGGAGCGGATCGTCATCATCAAGCGGCTCATCCGCAAGCGGGTCGGCGCACCGGTGGCGGTCCAGTGCTACGTCGACAACTCGCCCCCTCCCCCGCCGCGCGAGGCCGTCGCCCCGGCCGGCATCCGCGACCGCGGCACGGGCCGTCCGACCAAGCGGGACCGCCGCGAGCTGGAACGACTCCGCGGACTCATGGGCGGCGACGCGGAACGACCGCGCGGACGGTGA
- a CDS encoding acyltransferase domain-containing protein, whose amino-acid sequence MLPDTDELAESLLDLGVPHEDINDLVRMGPRVRDDPELRQHLERSVDELVRGIGQVGGAVDLPDLDWAAGPLRRCFPVYVFVAALPSTRAYHRERGIPADVSRRTLADLGRNMAVHRRRHGRTGVQAPWWLVHHFRGELYQLGRLQFERARLGQRAGTRLAAAGLDVGPDSGCLNVHIPDFYGPLSPAAVDRSLALAREFFAAHFPQERYEVATCHSWLLDPQLRKYLPEDSNIVGFQERFRVAHEDREQADSEPVQFVFGDPELPVETLPRRTAVERAVGDHLRAGGHWYVGHGWLPFDGRG is encoded by the coding sequence GTGCTGCCGGACACCGATGAACTGGCCGAAAGCCTGCTCGACCTCGGAGTACCCCATGAGGACATCAACGACCTCGTGCGGATGGGCCCACGGGTGAGGGACGACCCGGAGCTGCGGCAGCACCTGGAGCGGTCCGTCGACGAGCTCGTCCGGGGGATCGGCCAGGTCGGCGGCGCGGTCGACCTGCCCGACCTCGACTGGGCCGCGGGCCCCCTGCGGCGCTGCTTCCCGGTGTACGTGTTCGTCGCGGCGCTGCCGTCCACGCGGGCCTACCACCGCGAGCGCGGTATCCCCGCCGATGTCTCCCGGCGCACCCTCGCCGACCTCGGGCGGAACATGGCCGTGCACCGCAGACGCCATGGCAGGACGGGCGTGCAGGCACCGTGGTGGCTCGTCCATCACTTCCGAGGCGAGCTGTACCAGCTGGGGCGGCTGCAGTTCGAGCGGGCACGGCTCGGGCAGCGTGCGGGGACGAGGCTCGCGGCGGCCGGGCTCGACGTGGGTCCCGACTCGGGCTGCCTCAATGTGCACATCCCCGACTTCTACGGGCCGCTGTCACCGGCCGCGGTCGACCGGTCCCTGGCGCTGGCCCGGGAGTTCTTCGCCGCGCACTTTCCGCAGGAGCGGTACGAGGTGGCGACCTGCCACTCCTGGCTGCTGGACCCGCAGCTGAGGAAGTACCTGCCCGAGGATTCCAACATCGTGGGGTTCCAGGAGCGTTTCCGCGTCGCCCACGAGGACAGGGAGCAGGCCGACAGCGAGCCGGTCCAGTTCGTCTTCGGCGACCCGGAGTTGCCGGTCGAGACCCTGCCGCGGCGCACGGCCGTGGAGCGGGCCGTCGGGGACCACCTGCGGGCGGGCGGTCACTGGTATGTGGGGCACGGATGGCTGCCGTTCGACGGGCGCGGGTGA
- a CDS encoding GntR family transcriptional regulator: MSSSTKTEPLGAVRERVLATLRQDIIAGRLRPGDRLVERELAERLGVSRVPVREAIRALVAEGFVQFESARRTVVRRLTPADVKELFELREALEVYAAGLAASRATPDDLAEVEALLDQAAAATEAGDAEAITDVNSRLHDRIVAMAGNTLLIEALEPVAGRLRWMTRRNEEWPQLLVEHRELYEAIASGDPNRARAHALTHVRTNHRSTVRQLFGEAAAEELS; encoded by the coding sequence ATGAGCTCCTCGACGAAGACCGAACCCCTGGGTGCGGTACGGGAACGCGTCCTGGCGACCCTGCGGCAGGACATCATCGCCGGCCGCCTCCGGCCCGGTGACCGGCTCGTCGAGCGGGAGCTGGCCGAGCGCCTCGGGGTCTCGCGCGTTCCGGTCCGCGAGGCGATCCGGGCCCTGGTCGCCGAAGGCTTCGTCCAGTTCGAGTCGGCACGCCGTACGGTCGTACGCCGGCTGACCCCGGCCGACGTCAAGGAGCTCTTCGAACTGCGCGAGGCCCTGGAGGTGTACGCGGCCGGACTCGCCGCGTCACGGGCGACGCCGGACGACCTCGCCGAGGTGGAGGCGCTCCTCGACCAGGCTGCCGCCGCGACCGAGGCGGGTGACGCGGAAGCGATCACGGACGTCAACAGCCGGCTGCACGACCGCATCGTCGCCATGGCCGGCAACACGCTGCTGATCGAGGCACTGGAACCGGTCGCCGGCCGCCTGCGCTGGATGACCCGGCGGAACGAGGAGTGGCCCCAACTCCTCGTGGAGCACCGCGAGTTGTATGAGGCGATCGCCTCGGGCGACCCGAACCGGGCCCGCGCGCACGCACTCACCCACGTGCGCACCAACCACCGCTCGACGGTACGGCAGCTCTTCGGTGAGGCGGCGGCCGAGGAACTCTCCTAG
- a CDS encoding tetratricopeptide repeat protein: MPETSGSPGRTPETHVIDFRAAEQLLAARDPRGAVKLLDGVIAAHPENTAARLLRARAFFAAAQLRPAELEFTIVLEREPDNAFAHFALARTYERRGRPEEAKRHFRLAAALDPNPQYLKAARFEA, encoded by the coding sequence GTGCCCGAGACCAGCGGATCGCCCGGACGTACTCCGGAGACGCATGTCATCGACTTCCGCGCCGCCGAGCAGCTGCTCGCCGCGCGGGATCCGCGGGGCGCGGTGAAGCTGCTCGACGGAGTCATCGCCGCGCACCCGGAGAACACCGCCGCCCGGCTGCTGCGCGCGCGTGCGTTCTTCGCCGCCGCGCAACTGCGGCCCGCCGAGCTGGAGTTCACCATCGTCCTGGAGCGCGAGCCGGACAACGCGTTCGCGCACTTCGCGCTCGCCCGGACCTACGAGCGCCGGGGCCGGCCCGAGGAGGCCAAGCGCCACTTCCGGCTGGCGGCCGCGCTCGACCCGAACCCGCAGTACCTCAAGGCGGCACGGTTCGAAGCGTGA
- the pip gene encoding prolyl aminopeptidase: MTLYPENEPYDHGMLDVGDGNHVYWETCGNPHGKPALVLHGGPGSGCNPYFRRLFDPAAYRIVLLDQRGCGRSTPHASAYETDMSVNTTAHLIADLELLRRHLGIGRWLVWGVSWGSVLGLRYAQTRPGAVSELVLTGVAAGSSPEVSLLTRGLGRIFPAAFERFLAELPPGERDGNLAAAYNKLIESPDPGVRGRAARAWTDWETACVPAPPRSVPRYEDERFRMAFARTVTHYFGNDHFLGEGNDEGVVLRDAPLLKGIPGTLVQGSLDFGNLLGTVWRLHQAWPGSELVVVDDVGHDAGAPTVAAALVAATDKYADR, translated from the coding sequence ATGACGCTCTACCCGGAAAACGAACCGTACGACCACGGCATGCTCGACGTCGGCGACGGCAACCACGTCTACTGGGAGACCTGCGGGAACCCGCACGGCAAGCCCGCGCTCGTGCTGCACGGCGGGCCGGGCTCCGGCTGCAATCCGTACTTCCGGCGGCTGTTCGATCCGGCCGCGTACCGGATCGTGCTGCTCGACCAGCGCGGGTGCGGGCGTTCGACGCCGCACGCGAGCGCGTACGAGACCGACATGAGCGTGAACACGACGGCTCATCTCATCGCCGACCTGGAGCTGCTGCGACGGCACCTCGGCATCGGGCGCTGGCTGGTGTGGGGTGTGTCGTGGGGGTCGGTGCTGGGGCTGCGGTATGCGCAGACGCGTCCCGGGGCCGTGTCCGAGCTGGTGCTGACCGGGGTCGCCGCCGGGTCGAGCCCTGAAGTGTCCCTGCTGACCAGGGGGTTGGGGCGGATCTTCCCGGCGGCGTTCGAGCGGTTCCTGGCTGAGCTGCCGCCCGGGGAGCGCGACGGCAACCTCGCCGCCGCGTACAACAAGCTGATCGAGTCGCCCGACCCCGGTGTGCGGGGGCGAGCGGCGCGGGCCTGGACGGACTGGGAGACGGCGTGCGTCCCCGCCCCGCCCCGGTCGGTCCCGAGGTACGAGGACGAGCGGTTCCGCATGGCTTTCGCCCGTACCGTCACGCACTACTTCGGCAACGACCACTTCCTGGGTGAGGGCAACGACGAGGGTGTCGTCCTGCGGGACGCCCCGCTGCTGAAGGGCATCCCCGGCACCCTGGTCCAGGGCAGCCTCGACTTCGGCAACCTGCTGGGGACCGTGTGGCGGCTCCATCAGGCCTGGCCCGGCAGCGAGCTGGTCGTCGTCGACGACGTGGGGCACGACGCGGGGGCACCGACCGTGGCGGCGGCGCTGGTGGCGGCGACGGACAAGTACGCGGACCGATGA